In Gemmatimonadales bacterium, the sequence ACACACTCCCGCAGCGATCCCGCAAAGTGCTGCAGCGCATGGTCGTCGGCCGGTTCGTAGTCTATCACATCGCCGTGGTTTTCAAGCCACCTCACGAGGATAACAGCTTCGAGAAGCTGGAGGTCTATGAGGTGAAGAACGGAAAAATTGTTGCTGAGTACGATGGGCAACACACCAGCAGCGGCCGTGCCACAGCCGCGGCTGGTCCCTAGAAGTCACTGGAACGGCGCCACATAACCCGCGCATGCAGCCGACAGGCCGGAGGGGCGCGCAGGTCCGCTCGGCGGTAGGCTCCTAGAGCGCGCTGTGGAACAAGAGTTTGCGCGGGCGCGGGCTGGGGGGCCTGCAGCTGGTGCGCATTTCGTTAGGCGGCAGCAGGAGGATTCAACTCTATTATGGGTCAGAACGCCAGCGCCTTTGATTTCCTCCTTGGTGAATGGGACATCGCGATGCTCGTCATGCCTGAGGGGAGCACAGTCGGACGGCGCGCCAACTCCCAAGTACACTGGATCCTAGATGGCACCGCGCTCTTCGACGAACTCCGTCATGTCGACGAGTCAGGGCAGGTCAACTTCCGGGGCGCGAGCTTCCGAACCTACGTTCCCGACACTGGCGCGTGGTATGTCGTGTGGATGATGGCGACCGTTGAAGGCTACAGCGAGTTGCACGCTGAGGTCGTCGATGGGGAAGTCCGGACGAGTGGTCAGGGCAGAGATCCCGGCGGAGAGTTGATCGAGCAAGGGCGATACTATGACATCTCTGCGAATGGTTACTCGTTCACGCTCGACCGCTCGTACGACAAGGGCAAGACGTGGCTTCGTCCCTTCGTTTCGTATCGCGCAACTCGTCGCGCCGCAACGCAGTGACGCACTGCCGCGCTTCGCAGGAGGTAGCTCCCACGTTGGCAGCCGCCTAACCCGCGATGCAGCCGACAAGCGCGAGCAGGCGGACCGTCGAGGCAGGTGGTAGTTCGGTGTGGAGGTAAGGAACGTTAGTTAGTGCGTGCGCGAGCGAGTCGTTTGCAGCTGATTTGCAATCCGTTAGGCGGCAACCATCGGGCCTCGAGGACAGGACGTGGTAGAAAGGAGGGATCGGAAAGCACATGTTGAAGTTGATCATGAAGGGGGCTGATCGGCGGGCTGGTTCAACTCGCCCTGTTTGGCCTGGCCCTTGTCATTCCGGCAGGTCTCGTCTCCGGGGGCACGTGGTACTGGCGACGCGGGCTCAGCGCACCGGCCTCCAAGAAGCAGCCGGTGGCGGACCGGGTTGCTACGGGACTCCTGGTTCTATCGACGCTGGCCTGTTCGTATTTGTCCCCATCGACGTGTTTCATCTAGAACTGTTGCCCCCACCCTCTCTCGACGTATCGCTCCTAGGCGCGGCCCTGTCCCTGGTCGGCTTCGCCATCATCATGGCCGCGATTTACCAGAACTCGTACGCCATCCCGATAGTCGAAGACCAATCGGACCGCGCCCAAGTGCTGGTCGATACGGGTCTATACGTCCGCGTCCGCCACCCGTTCTACCTCGGATTGCTACTCTTCTATGCGGGCGTCGCCCTGTGGCTGGAGAGCTACGCGAGTCTATTGACGCTCTTCGTTGTCCTGCTTGCGTTGCTCGCCAGGATCCTCGTAGAAGAGACGACGTTGCGGAAGACGCTCCCGGATTACAGCATGTATGTGAAACGCGTGCCGTACCGTCTGGTTCCTCTTGTGTGGTAGCGGGCTGCCGCCTAACACGCGCATGCAGCCGACAAGCGCGTCCGAGTTGGGCTCAGTCCCCCCGCCACCTCCCGATGGCGGGCGGCGGAACAAAAGGTTGCTGCATGGATCCGGGCGCGTGTCCCTGCTCATATGACCGGTCGCATGGGCTCCAAGCCACGCGAAGCAGTCAGTACACTCCCAGTCGTGCTCAGGAACCCTGCGGCCGGATCACGGGCCGTTCCTCCACCACCATCCGGATGGCACCCGTCTCGGGCTGGATACCCGCACCCCTCCGCTCGGCCCAGACCTGGGTGAACTCGGCGCCAAAGAGCACGATCATCGACGAGTAGTAGATCCACACCAGCATCACCGCCAGCGATCCCGCCGCGCCGAACGCCTGACCCGGATTGCTCCGGCCCAGATAGAAACCGATAAGGAACTTGCCGATGGTGAAGAGCAGCGCGGTCACGATCGCGCCGGGCCAGATGTCCTTCCACTGTGCCTTGGCGTCGGGCAGCACCTTGAAGATGGTGGCGAAGAG encodes:
- a CDS encoding isoprenylcysteine carboxylmethyltransferase family protein; this translates as MVLATRAQRTGLQEAAGGGPGCYGTPGSIDAGLFVFVPIDVFHLELLPPPSLDVSLLGAALSLVGFAIIMAAIYQNSYAIPIVEDQSDRAQVLVDTGLYVRVRHPFYLGLLLFYAGVALWLESYASLLTLFVVLLALLARILVEETTLRKTLPDYSMYVKRVPYRLVPLVW